In one window of Arctopsyche grandis isolate Sample6627 chromosome 6, ASM5162203v2, whole genome shotgun sequence DNA:
- the LOC143913025 gene encoding uncharacterized protein LOC143913025 produces MLVYYFDVSEIRKAMECRLCLSSAIAASSISINNSPGLIEQISSTCQIRAIRDDGFVDKICPSCESSLRLLTDFKNVCILSDRTQRLKDIKSKVKTEEIILDDLNWEDESSHNSSTCNLNSLIDNTEGNSMIDKQLENKSSNISQFQCRLCSESFKQKDSLDEHVKLHGVAKPYSCQICSKSFLCKNYLVQHVRIHTGASSYKCDICFKSYSRQLTLKAHMATHTGETPHKCEICSKTFTYKSALVHHMNIHNGAGPNVCEFCSKPFLCKYQFARHLKIHSGETPHKCRVCSKSFVHKGSLVQHMHIHTDVKPFKCDICPKSFLHNYKLARHTKVHTGEKTHTCDLCLKAFRHKWTLDKHVQTHTGVTAYKCDVCSKTFVYKISLIKHMNVHTGAGPHKCTICFKSFTHQFPLGEHMKTHNKSKPYTCDICSKSFGYKSSLITHLDIHKRPKT; encoded by the exons atgttAGTATACTATTTTGACGTAAGCGAGATAAGAAAAGCGATGGAGTGTCGGCTTTGTCTCTCTTCAGCAATAGCAGCATCGTCTATCTCAATTAATAATAGCCCTGGATTAATTGAACAGATTTCGAGCACCTGTCAGATACGG GCGATAAGAGATGACGGATTTGTGGATAAAATATGTCCATCTTGTGAATCCAGCTTGAGATTGTTGaccgattttaaaaatgtttgtattctAAGTGACAGAACACAAAGACTGAAAGACATCAAGTCAAAGGTCAAAACGGAAGAAATCATACTAGACGATTTAAATTGGGAGGATGAGTCCAGTCATAATTCTTCAACGTGCAACCTCAATTCACTCATCGATaacactgaaggaaattcaatG ATTGATAAACAACtggaaaacaaaagttctaaCATTTCGCAATTTCAATGCAGACTTTGCTCAGAGTCGTTCAAACAAAAGGACTCTTTAGATGAACATGTGAAGCTACACGGCGTGGCGAAACCGTACAGCTGCCAAATCTGTTCGAAATCGTTCTTATGTAAAAACTACCTGGTTCAACATGTGCGCATTCACACGGGAGCCAGCTCTTATAAATGcgatatttgtttcaaatcttATTCACGCCAATTGACTTTGAAAGCGCATATGGCGACGCATACCGGAGAAACGCCGCACAAGTGCGAGATATGCTCAAAGACGTTCACGTACAAGAGTGCTCTGGTCCACCACATGAACATCCACAACGGAGCCGGTCCGAACGTGTGCGAGTTTTGCTCCAAACCGTTCCTGTGCAAATACCAATTCGCAAGGCATTTGAAGATCCATAGCGGCGAGACGCCGCACAAGTGCCGGGTGTGCTCAAAGTCTTTCGTACACAAAGGCTCGCTGGTTCAACACATGCACATTCACACCGATGTGAAACCGTTCAAATGCGACATTTGCCCAAAGTCGTTTTTGCACAATTACAAATTGGCGAGGCATACGAAGGTACACACCGGGGAAAAGACGCACACGTGCGACTTATGCCTGAAGGCTTTCAGACACAAGTGGACTCTGGATAAACACGTGCAAACTCACACCGGGGTCACAGCGTACAAGTGTGACGTCTGCTCGAAGACGTTCGTATACAAAATCTCTCTGATCAAACATATGAATGTTCACACCGGAGCCGGGCCGCACAAATGCACCATCTGCTTTAAATCGTTCACGCATCAATTCCCCCTAGGAGAACACATGAAGACGCACAACAAGTCCAAACCGTACACTTGCGATATATGCTCGAAGTCTTTCGGGTATAAAAGCTCTTTGATTACACACTTGGATATTCATAAAAGACCCAAGACGTAA
- the LOC143912538 gene encoding uncharacterized protein LOC143912538 has translation MKLHRFYFIHVFTNKITVFLQVERDHTLPETICLSCESNLTSLTHFKTVCTQSDKTQRLRNAESCNIKTEEVIVDDLIWDDQKSSKIVESTSVENVSKVSNKAHTCEICLKPFNFKSHLALHMMTHTGEKPHKCGLCPKTFSWKSNMLMHMKVHTGEKLHQCELCPKSFISKYNMLAHMNMHTGRKHTCEICSKSFGRKYNLSKHMKVHTGPHIFNCDVCSKSYTRKPSLVVHMKKHTGEKPHRCKICTESFVHKYTLDHHTWLHTGDKLYKCDVCAKSFVYKTNLVKHINAHTGTRLHKCELCTKLYKDKYTLSEHMKRHAGDTTYKCEVCSKSFFHRTSFAYHIRTHNRTKPHKCAICLKAFIYKSQLAKHKMIHELRKCDKRLKSYVHLNTHNGARPHECDVCFKSFTRKPHLVLHMKSHNRGKTTSSFLRDIIGKVHSVLAQLSFETFIRFYIYPGLAVVNKKLKKNESVMQYTPKGICITKWKDCREILTISPEFNGVSTQGVPQNKIFIVIIFPVFVTKTSRKKPKEDGATIAGVNDRRRKATLFYCMECTISANYGLFAGYQVTVQSVIGEQTVERDHTLPEIICLSCESSLRSLTHFKNLCTQSDKTQRLRKAESCNIKTEEVILDDLIWKDDQKKIVESTTIESSSKAIKDMTASNKVHRCEICLKSFTYKYSLVEHTNIHTGASPYKCEICSKPFTFKSRLAGHMKTHTGERPHKCKLCTKSFTWKGNLLAHMKVHTGEKLHRCEICTKSFISKCKLVVHMNIHTGEKQHTCEICPKSFLCKYTLAKHMNVHTGANIYDCDVCSKSFTRKSSLVVHMKRHTGEKPHKCEICLKSFTHKSSLDQHMHVHTGAKPYKCEICSQSFTSKSNLVPHMITHTGEKAHKCEICTKSFVYKNSLVKHMNIHNGTGPHKCELCPKSYTHKYTLAEHMKTHTGDKSHTCEVCSKSFSHRSSLVQHTHIHTGAKPYKCAVCLKAFIYKSQLTKHKKTHTGQELHKCDICFKSFIHLDAHMNTHNGARPHKCEVCFKSFTHKFRLVVHMKTHTGAKTV, from the exons atgaagcttcatagattttatttcattcacgTATTCACAAATAAAATTACAGTCTTTTTACAGGTTGAAAGAGATCATACACTTCCAGAAACAATATGTCTGTCTTGCGAATCCAATCTGACATCTTTGACCCATTTTAAGACCGTTTGCACTCAAAGTGACAAAACACAAAGACTAAGAAACGCCGAGTCTTGCAACATCAAAACGGAAGAAGTCATCGTTGACGATTTAATTTGGGATGATCAAAAGAGTTCAAAAATTGTCGAGTCTACGTCTGTTGAAAATGTATCGAAAGTTTCCAACAAAGCCCACACATGCGAAATATGTTTGAAGCCGTTCAATTTTAAATCTCACCTCGCGTTACATATGATGACGCACACTGGagaaaaaccacacaaatgcggACTCTGCCCCAAGACCTTCTCTTGGAAAAGCAATATGCTGATGCATATGAAGGTGCACACCGGTGAAAAGCTGCACCAATGCGAGCTCTGCCCGAAATCCTTCATTTCAAAATACAATATGTTGGCGCACATGAACATGCACACGGGAAGAAAACACACTTGCGAAATCTGCTCCAAATCCTTCGGGCGCAAATACAACTTGTCCAAACACATGAAGGTGCACACCGGACCCCACATCTTCAACTGCGACGTCTGCTCCAAGTCGTACACCCGCAAACCCAGCCTGGTGGTGCACATGAAGAAGCACACCGGCGAAAAACCGCACAGGTGCAAAATATGCACCGAATCGTTCGTGCACAAGTACACTCTGGACCATCACACGTGGCTTCACACCGGAGACAAGCTGTACAAATGCGATGTTTGCGCCAAGTCCTTCGTGTACAAAACCAACCTGGTCAAACATATAAACGCTCACACCGGCACTCGTCTGCACAAATGCGAACTCTGTACAAAATTGTACAAAGACAAGTATACCCTGTCCGAGCATATGAAGAGACACGCCGGCGACACGACTTACAAATGTGAGGTGTGCTCAAAGTCGTTCTTTCACAGGACTTCTTTTGCCTACCACATACGCACACACAACAGAAccaagccacacaaatgtgcgATTTGTTTGAAGGCTTTCATATACAAATCTCAGCTTGCGAAGCACAAGATGATTCACGAGCTGCGCAAGTGTGATAAACGTTTAAAGTCGTACGTGCATTTGAACACGCATAACGGAGCCAGGCCACACGAGTGTGACGTCTGTTTTAAATCGTTCACTCGTAAACCCCACCTGGTGTTGCATATGAAGTCGCACAACAGA GGAAAAACCACAAGTTCTTTTTTACGGGATATCATAGGAAAAGTACATTCAGTCTTAGCTCAACTTTCGTTTGAGACATTCATCCGTTTTTACATTTATCCGGgct TAGcggttgtaaataaaaaattaaaaaaaaatgaatccgTGATGCAATATACTCCAAAGGGAATATGCATTAccaaatggaaagattgtcgaGAGATTTTGACGATTTCCCCGGAATTTAATGGGGTGTCTACACAG GGTGTCCCCCAAAACAAAATCttcatcgtcatcatcttcCCAGTTTTTGTGACAAAGACCAGCAGGAAAAAACCAAAAGAAGACGGTGCAACAATTGCTGGAGTGAACGATAGGAGAAGAAAAGCCACTCTCTTTTATTGTATGGAAT gtactatatctgcaaattatggGCTATTTGCAGGTTATCAGGTTACAGTGCaatctgttatcggtgaacagacg GTTGAAAGAGATCATACACTTCCAGAAATAATATGCCTATCATGCGAATCCAGTCTGAGATCTTTGACCCATTTTAAAAACCTTTGCACTCAAAGTGATAAAACACAAAGACTTAGAAAAGCCGAGTCTTGCAACATCAAAACGGAAGAAGTCATCCTTGACGATTTGATTTGGAAAgacgatcaaaaaaaaattgtcgagTCTACGACTATCGAAAGTTCATCGAAAGCTATAAAAGATATGACCGCATCAAATAAAGTTCATAGATGTGAAATATGTCTCAAATCTTTCACCTACAAATACTCTTTGGTAGAACACACGAACATTCACACCGGAGCTAGTCCTTACAAATGCGAAATATGTTCAAAGCCGTTCACATTTAAATCTCGCCTTGCGGGACATATGAAGACACACACTGGAGAAAGACCGCACAAATGCAAACTCTGCACCAAGTCCTTCACTTGGAAAGGTAATCTGCTAGCGCATATGAAGGTGCACACCGGTGAGAAGCTGCACCGATGCGAGATCTGCACAAAATCCTTCATATCAAAATGCAAACTGGTGGTGCACATGAACATACACACCGGGGAAAAACAACACACTTGCGAAATCTGCCCTAAATCCTTCCTGTGCAAATACACTCTGGCCAAACACATGAACGTGCACACCGGAGCCAACATCTACGACTGCGACGTCTGCTCAAAGTCGTTCACCCGCAAATCCAGCCTGGTGGTGCACATGAAGAGGCACACTGGTGAGAAACCGCACAAATGCGAAATATGCCTCAAATCGTTCACGCACAAGAGCTCTCTGGACCAACACATGCACGTCCACACCGGAGCCAAGCCGTACAAATGCGAAATATGTTCACAGTCGTTCACCTCCAAATCCAATCTAGTACCTCACATGATCACCCACACCGGCGAGAAAGCGCACAAATGCGAAATATGCACAAAATCCTTTGTGTACAAGAACTCCCTAGTCAAACATATGAACATTCACAACGGGACCGGTCCGCACAAATGCGAACTCTGTCCTAAATCGTATACCCACAAGTACACCCTGGCCGAGCATATGAAGACACACACCGGCGACAAGAGTCACACATGTGAGGTGTGCTCAAAGTCGTTCTCCCACAGGAGTTCTTTGGTCCAGCACACGCACATACACACCGGAGCCAAGCCGTACAAATGTGCGGTTTGCTTGAAGGCATTCATATATAAATCTCAGCTTACGAAGCACAAGAAGACTCACACCGGACAAGAGTTGCACAAGTGTGACATATGCTTTAAGTCGTTCATACATTTGGATGCGCACATGAACACGCATAATGGAGCCAGGCCGCACAAGTGTGAGGTCTGTTTTAAATCTTTCACTCATAAATTCCGCTTGGTGGTGCATATGAAGACGCATACCGGAGCGAAAACtgtgtaa
- the LOC143913041 gene encoding uncharacterized protein LOC143913041, whose translation MRDPLHIERSSSTTRHTPPQHHHHHHHQGPVRPHERRHAETGGSATTPPRATTTHSPAWSIINHIDAPAAPAAPPTDISLGRAAPPQHRIASARPSNHPPSCSRRHRPRIYRPFRAVHLCTKRMTHVNNFFLPTIADAGGGVMWRLAYTTWSSLVAFLRVGTNSAGFGELLLTRSSAVI comes from the exons atgcgcgatccactacacatagaacggtcatccagcaccacaagacatacaccacctcagcaccatcatcatcatcatcatcaaggccccgtccgtccccacgagcgtcgtcacgccgagacgggcggtagcgctacaacacctccacgagccacaacgactcacagtccagcttggagtatcatcaaccacatcgatgcccctgccgcccccgccgccccaccaaccgacatcagcctcggaagagcggcgccgccgcagcatcgcatcgcatcggcgcgaccatcgaaccacccaccgtcctgctcgcgacgtcaccgccctcgaatctaccgaccattcagggcggtacacctatgtacaaagcggatgacccacgtcaacaatttttttctccccac tatcgctgatgctggggggggagtgatgtggcggctcgcttatacgacatggtcgagtttggttgccttcctgcgagtgggaaccaactcggctgggttcggagagctactactcactcggtcttcagctgtcatataa
- the LOC143912539 gene encoding uncharacterized protein LOC143912539: MTDFEVAVINAIRTELPLTVHRGCFFHFSQCIFRRIQESGLQIRYREDPELALTLKMLPALEFVPANEVVPTFEYLVNTSTFPEEIQRVVDISGIRHISHTKCGTALQVSADHPNIWKFISALKREQRFNEIQIEQSLSGIQSSNPRRVYRDWAERLSRLVENYRSNSSVLDYLRGVAHNLSF; the protein is encoded by the exons ATGACTGATTTTGAAGTAGCAGTCATAAATGCCATCCGAACCGAGCTACCACTCACTGTGCATCGTGGCTGCTTCTTCCATTTCAGTCAATGCATATTCCGACGGATACAAGAAAGTGGCCTACAAATAAGGTACCGAGAAGATCCAGAGCTCGCACTGACTCTCAAAATGCTACCGGCTTTGGAGTTCGTTCCGGCAAACGAAGTAGTTCCCACTTTCGAGTATTTGGTCAATACATCGACATTCCCCGAAGAGATCCAGCGTGTCGTCGACATCAGCGGCATCCGCCACATTTCGCACACGAAATGTGGAACTGCTTTGCAG GTATCGGCTGACCATCCTAATATTTGGAAGTTTATTTCTGCCCTGAAGAGGGAACAAAGATTTAATGAAATACAAATAGAGCAGTCACTAAGTGGAATACAATCCAGCAACCCACGTAGAGTTTATCGAGATTGGGCGGAGAGACTGTCGAGGTTGGTCGAGAATTATAGGAGCAACTCCAGCGTTCTAGATTATTTACGTGGGGTTGCTCACAATTTATCATTTTAG